The Cryptomeria japonica chromosome 2, Sugi_1.0, whole genome shotgun sequence region TATTGGATACGGATACGtccattttttaagacccccaatatggatatggCTGATACGACAttcataaaacacacacacacaattatttaacacaattttctaagttattagaggatatgtttcattacttcaaaagaaatatagacacataattgctacaaaAATAGTagatttaacaatttacaatatgcaaaaatagcagagttgcattggaagataaccccccaaaatgggttgctgaaatagaaaaacatttcatttgtctttctcatttggtgtaggttttgtttacaCCAATTTTCATGAATGGaggttttttaaattaaatttaagaagatttatgtcaaattttgaaaaaatcaaataaCATAGTATTTGGCTTTGTTGGAAATCAAGGTGTTTTGGGCATGCGTGGCTATAGTATCTGACGTGTATCTGGGTTGTATTGGATATGTATCTGTTTCGGATATGGGGATACACAGCCCAGGGAGGGACACAAGAGTTTCCGGCTACTCTGCTAAAACTGCATCCAACTTTGGATCCTTTATGGTGTTAGTGTACCACTTTAGTATTTTTTGCATAGAGGATGAGGATGAATGCTATTATCTTTGGAACAAATGTTTGCTACCTTTTGGTTCTTCTTCATGTTGACATCCTtagattcttcttcttcatccccaAATATATTTGGTATAGCAGATGGTGAAGAAGATGTGTTGCACCAGGCTTTCTCATCAGAAACATCTCTGCTAATGTATTCTTTGTGGCAGGGTCCATAAGTTTATAGTATTATACCCTTTGACTTAGAGTTATATCGAAGAAAGATACACCTTAAGGACTTCCAATCTAATTTGCTTCTTTGCACCTTGGGGATCTGCATGAGTGTTGTACAGCCAAATATCTTGAGATGTGATATAGAGGATTGTTTCCTGGTCGAAGTTTGAATGATACTGTCAAGCACTTTTGTTGGTGCTCTATTTAGCAAATATATTGCTGTGTGAACTGCTTCTACCTAGAATGTAGGAAATCGATTTGCATTCTTCAACGTGCTTCTTACCATTTCATGATTGTATGATTATGCCTTTTTCTAATTGTTTtgttggtacttatccacaatcaCATGTACAACAGCACCAATTCATAACATTTGTGGCTAAGAAATTGGGTTGCCTTCTGGCTATAACCAGACAATTGCAAAATTGTGCTTTAGGGCTACAAATCAGGGGATATGTTGATATAATTGAGCAACAACTGTGCGACTGTAAGGTGGGCAACAACTTGACATTGATGCTACAACCTTTACCCAACCTTTGCTGACAACATTCAAGTTTTTATGacctcttttctaaaaaaaataatcCACACATGGAGGATCTTCCTAGACAACTAGAGCTCTAAGTGAGAATCTAATGCACACATAAAGCACAACATTCCTTGAAACATTCATACACAAATTCATAGGACTACACTGCATTGACAACAACCAAAGACTATTCACCATCTAAGATATTTACTTTGATTTTTCCTTGCAGCTTCTCCTAGCAATGTCACCCTTTTCACTATCCTTTTTGTCCTGCTTCTTTCTTAGTCCTAATATAGCATTCTTTCCCTGGCTTCCCATGGACACTTGATGCCTTTCTTTAACTAATTATCGTGGTGAATTTACGCCATGGTTATTAAAGTTAgtagttttccacaatccataatagtCCTTGTTATAGCTTCTGGGTTAGATTGTGTGAGTTTATTTGCATCAAAATAaactcacacaatctaatccagaagctaTAACAAGGTCCATGGTTATTATTTTGGGGTGTTTAAAGTGGCCAACATTTCTTTGGTGGGATTTCTTTGATCTGGAAAATCCAGTTGTTAGATTCTGATTGCTTCTTCAAGTTTTGTAGAACAAGTGTTTGCCATGCAATCACTTCATTGCATCAACCTATCTTCCACTTGGAATGCAGTATATCCGGGTTTTGTGTGATGCAGCTTATCTAAAGCCCCTATGCACACCTTTAAATGGAAACCACCTTGCTTCTAGTGGAGCACTTAGAAAAAATTCATTTAGAAGGCCCTTTGGAAAGCCTTTTCTATGGCATAGCCTTGGAGTAAAGAATTTGTAGAAATACATGTAAATAGCAAAGCATCATCTGGTACGTACAATTGGACCATTTAAGTTATCACTTGAGTTATACAAATGTATTGAGACTATCTTTAGGGACTTTAAAACAGATAAAATGCCATTTTACATATCTCGCATCACTTTGCTAACGAGAATTTTGATTATGGGTCATTTTGACAGTAAGTATTCTTTTCAATACCGAATTCAGTGATTTCAGTTTTCCTctactttccttttccttcaaactTCTCTTTGACATGGATGACTACTCTATGTGCAGGGTTCCAAGTTCTCGTTGAAGCTGTTCGACAGTTGATTGAAGACATGCCATCGGACAAGATGACACATTCACAGTTAGAGTGGCTATATGTTATTATGATTTCAGCAATTGTGGTGAAGTTAGCTCTTTGGCTTTATTGTCGAAAATCTGGAAGTGAGATTGTCAGAGCCTATGCAAAGGTTTCAGATTTCTCCTGGAAAGTGTTTTCTCTGGGATTCTTGTCTGTGAGTAGAAACTAACTTTTCTGTTGGTATTGCTTTGCAGGATCACTACTTTGATGTTGTGACCAATGTTGTTGGTTTAGCTGCAGCAGTTCTAGGTGACATGTTTTTCTGGGGGATAGACCCAGCAGGTGCAATTGTTCTTGCAGTTTATACTATATTCAATTGGTCTATCACCGTTTTTGAAAATGCAGGTGAGTAAATCACCATTAGGAAGGGAAATCTTTATTGGGGTAAAGCTACTTTCAATTCTTGTATAAATTTAATGAATGAAGGTTTAACTTTGTATTGGAAAAGAAATTTCTGGAAGAACGGTGATAAAGATTTGGATAATTCAGAaatttattttccaataattaAGAGCTTTGGAAGCTTCAAATCTCTAACTTAGCATTTATTTACAACTTTAAGTTTCAAGGCCATTATTTCAGTCTGGTCTTAGTGCGTGGCCAGATGGGTTCATCAAATGCTCTTTTGTCAAATTTACTATTGATTCGCTAACTTTCTATCCACAGTTTTAGAATAACATATGTGGAATATATAAAATATGAAGTCTGTATCTCAAAAGATACATTCTTTGCTTATCGATTATGAAAGAGTTTGAATATGATTAAGAATACTGCATGTAATAGGAGTAAGTTTTAATTTTGAGATTCTCAGGAAATTTTGCAACTATGTCCTCAATGCGTGTCTGGAATATGCACATAGATAATGATAATTGGTCTGAGATGATTCATTGAAATTTGAATTGAACTTAATATCCTAATCACTTGAGACTGTCATCTCTCTTTTTGCAGCATCCCTGGTTGGACAAACTGCACCTCCTGAAATGCTACAGAAATTGACATACATGGTTCTTAGGCATGACAATCAAATCAAGCGCGTGGATACAGTCCGGGCATACACATTTGGTGTCTTATATTTTGTAGAGGTATGCACAGAAATTTTCTACTGATATACGTACTCATCTGCCCTGTTGAAGTTGACTGCTTATTCAAACAAGATATTTTTGTGCATGTTTCTGGTCAGTTAATATACTTTTTTTAATATCCTGTATTTTGTTTCGTCCCTTCCTCCAAATGTCTTCTTAGTCATCCACTTTAAATTATGCATGCCTGTCGAGACTTAAAATTTTGGTTGGAGTTTCAAGGCAAATGTTTGAATTGATTATCCATCTATTTTCTCTAGGGTTTTTGTGCATGTTATGTTCTGAAATGTGATTATCCATCTATTGCTTTTGGTGAGCAGGTGGACATAGAATTAGCAGAGGATTTGCCACTGAAAGTAGCTCACACAATAGGAGAGACATTGCAAATCAAGATTGAAAGTCTACCAGAAGTTGAGCGTGCATTTGTTCATCTTGATTTTGAGTGTGATCACAAGCCAGAACATTCGGTCTTGAATAAGTTACCCTCCACCCAGCCATAGCACCCTGTTGGATTTTGTGCGACCTT contains the following coding sequences:
- the LOC131078662 gene encoding metal tolerance protein 4 isoform X2 translates to MGENWGGAPLLGEGRIQIEANNEGRKNSFCIARDKLLEKLPDASRTKYHGLDVYFKAKSKGEKDYYEKQLATLKSFEEVDSLCGEIHIDEDKELKEEQQHEFAVNISNIANVFLLAFKIYATVKSGSIAIAASTLDSLLDLIAGGILWFTHLSMKNINIYKYPIGKLRVQPVGIIIFAAIMATLGFQVLVEAVRQLIEDMPSDKMTHSQLEWLYVIMISAIVVKLALWLYCRKSGSEIVRAYAKDHYFDVVTNVVGLAAAVLGDMFFWGIDPAGAIVLAVYTIFNWSITVFENAASLVGQTAPPEMLQKLTYMVLRHDNQIKRVDTVRAYTFGVLYFVEVDIELAEDLPLKVAHTIGETLQIKIESLPEVERAFVHLDFECDHKPEHSVLNKLPSTQP
- the LOC131078662 gene encoding metal tolerance protein 4 isoform X3, with translation MREGKILFVLPGTSFWKSFLTPLEQNTMDWMFTSRQNLKIYATVKSGSIAIAASTLDSLLDLIAGGILWFTHLSMKNINIYKYPIGKLRVQPVGIIIFAAIMATLGFQVLVEAVRQLIEDMPSDKMTHSQLEWLYVIMISAIVVKLALWLYCRKSGSEIVRAYAKDHYFDVVTNVVGLAAAVLGDMFFWGIDPAGAIVLAVYTIFNWSITVFENAASLVGQTAPPEMLQKLTYMVLRHDNQIKRVDTVRAYTFGVLYFVEVDIELAEDLPLKVAHTIGETLQIKIESLPEVERAFVHLDFECDHKPEHSVLNKLPSTQP
- the LOC131078662 gene encoding metal tolerance protein 4 isoform X1; this encodes MGETWVSAPLLEESRIKIEAADEGSKDSFSAARDNLFLKFPASSKSNYDALDIHYLKEKSKGEKDYYEKQLATLKSFEEVDSLCGEIHIDEDKELKEEQQHEFAVNISNIANVFLLAFKIYATVKSGSIAIAASTLDSLLDLIAGGILWFTHLSMKNINIYKYPIGKLRVQPVGIIIFAAIMATLGFQVLVEAVRQLIEDMPSDKMTHSQLEWLYVIMISAIVVKLALWLYCRKSGSEIVRAYAKDHYFDVVTNVVGLAAAVLGDMFFWGIDPAGAIVLAVYTIFNWSITVFENAASLVGQTAPPEMLQKLTYMVLRHDNQIKRVDTVRAYTFGVLYFVEVDIELAEDLPLKVAHTIGETLQIKIESLPEVERAFVHLDFECDHKPEHSVLNKLPSTQP